A stretch of the Sorangium aterium genome encodes the following:
- a CDS encoding cation-translocating P-type ATPase yields the protein MSQAATALRTAGPNASPAAPIPVHAEEVGAFLERIGVSSSGGLSDAEAQRRLAEHGKNRLPETKKKSALVRILEQFANPLVLTLLAAAAIAVVVGFTADQDESFLHRFGDAIAILLIVILNAFLGYYQERRAEAALEALQKLSAPNARVRRGGKTVVIAAEDVAPGDILELEAGDSVPADARLVQTISFATEEAALTGESAAAVKDALAPVARDAPLGDRVTMVFTGTSVVRGKGRAVVTATGVGTELGRIGEMIRSVGEQKTPLEERLDRFGSVILRVCLALSAVLLGWGFIRGGRPWHELLLEGVSLAVAAIPEGLPAITTITLALGMQRMARRGAIVRKLPAVETLGAATIIASDKTGTLTQNEMTVRHVYAGGRRYTVTGEGYNPAGALRDEHGAEVVDHAAPLTYLFATVALCNNASLDEDRATGRWNIVGDPTEGALLTLAAKGNYSRESVAPSHAFVHELPFDSDRKRMTVITRDERGREIAHVKGSVDVLLPLCVKFADDKGVRALTEDDRVAIVAEADRMSAAALRVLAICRRVRLSRDEDDVERELTFLGLVGMMDPPRQGVKEAVAECRRAGIRAVMITGDHRLTATAIAKEIGLWDEGDEALSGAELAAMGDEELARRIMHLRVFARTTAEQKLRLVRAFKAHGHIVAMTGDGVNDAPALREAHIGVAMGRGGTDVARQAADLVLADDNFATIVEAVREGRAIYRNIQKFIFFLLSSNMGLLVAVFVVSFFGKWPPLTPLMILWINLVTNGLPALALGIDPPDPQLMSEAPRPRDEGLLVKRDYLGILYVGAIMGLAAVALYATSDQTEEALLRTRAVAFSLLALSPLFHAWSCRSPVISLFASKPLISLPLLLAVAASAAIHLIALLVPALRPVFRTYAMSSSEWMLLLVLSALIVPAVEIAKLVYRRIRPEGAGPARLTPSPGPHG from the coding sequence ATGAGCCAAGCCGCCACGGCGCTCCGCACGGCCGGACCGAACGCCTCTCCCGCCGCTCCCATCCCAGTCCACGCCGAGGAGGTCGGCGCCTTCCTCGAGCGCATCGGGGTCAGCTCGTCCGGCGGGCTCTCCGACGCCGAGGCGCAGAGGCGCCTCGCGGAGCACGGCAAGAACCGGCTGCCCGAGACGAAGAAGAAGAGCGCGCTCGTCCGCATCCTCGAGCAGTTCGCGAACCCGCTCGTGCTCACGCTCCTCGCCGCGGCGGCGATCGCCGTGGTCGTCGGCTTCACGGCCGACCAGGACGAGAGCTTCCTCCACCGGTTCGGCGACGCGATCGCGATCCTGCTCATCGTGATCCTGAACGCCTTCCTCGGCTACTACCAGGAGCGGCGCGCGGAGGCGGCCCTGGAGGCCCTCCAGAAGCTCAGCGCGCCGAACGCGCGCGTCCGCCGCGGCGGCAAGACCGTTGTCATCGCGGCCGAGGACGTCGCGCCCGGCGACATCCTCGAGCTCGAGGCGGGCGACTCGGTCCCGGCCGACGCGCGGCTCGTGCAGACGATCAGCTTCGCGACCGAGGAGGCGGCGCTGACGGGCGAGAGCGCGGCCGCGGTCAAGGACGCGCTCGCCCCGGTCGCGCGCGACGCGCCGCTCGGCGACCGGGTCACGATGGTCTTCACCGGCACGAGCGTCGTGCGCGGCAAGGGGCGCGCGGTGGTGACCGCGACCGGCGTGGGCACCGAGCTCGGCCGGATCGGCGAGATGATCCGCTCGGTCGGCGAGCAGAAGACGCCCCTCGAAGAGCGCCTCGATCGCTTCGGCTCGGTGATCCTGCGGGTGTGCCTGGCGCTCTCCGCGGTGCTGCTCGGCTGGGGGTTCATCCGGGGCGGCCGGCCGTGGCACGAGCTCCTGCTCGAGGGCGTGAGCCTCGCCGTGGCCGCCATCCCCGAGGGGCTGCCCGCGATCACGACGATCACGCTCGCGCTGGGGATGCAGCGCATGGCGCGGCGCGGGGCGATCGTGCGCAAGCTGCCCGCTGTCGAGACGCTCGGCGCCGCGACGATCATCGCGTCGGACAAGACGGGCACGCTCACCCAGAACGAGATGACCGTCCGCCACGTGTACGCGGGCGGCCGCCGCTACACGGTGACCGGCGAGGGGTACAACCCGGCGGGCGCGCTGCGGGACGAGCACGGCGCGGAGGTCGTGGACCACGCGGCGCCCCTCACGTACCTGTTCGCGACGGTCGCGCTCTGCAACAACGCGTCGCTGGACGAGGACCGGGCGACGGGCCGCTGGAACATCGTCGGCGATCCGACCGAGGGGGCGCTGCTGACGCTGGCCGCGAAGGGCAACTACTCGCGCGAGTCGGTCGCGCCGTCGCACGCGTTCGTGCACGAGCTGCCGTTCGACAGCGACCGCAAGCGGATGACGGTGATCACGCGGGACGAGCGCGGCCGCGAGATCGCGCACGTGAAGGGGAGCGTCGACGTGCTCCTCCCCCTCTGCGTGAAGTTCGCCGACGACAAGGGCGTGCGGGCGCTGACCGAGGACGACCGCGTCGCGATCGTCGCCGAGGCCGATCGCATGAGCGCGGCCGCGCTGCGCGTGCTCGCGATCTGCCGCCGGGTGCGGCTCAGCCGCGACGAGGACGACGTCGAGCGCGAGCTCACGTTCCTCGGCCTGGTCGGGATGATGGACCCGCCGCGGCAGGGGGTGAAGGAGGCGGTGGCCGAGTGCCGCCGCGCCGGCATCCGCGCCGTCATGATCACCGGCGACCACCGGCTCACCGCGACGGCGATCGCCAAGGAGATCGGGCTCTGGGACGAGGGCGACGAGGCGCTCAGCGGCGCGGAGCTCGCGGCGATGGGCGACGAGGAGCTGGCGCGGCGGATCATGCACCTGCGCGTCTTCGCCCGGACGACGGCGGAGCAGAAGCTCCGGCTCGTGCGGGCGTTCAAGGCGCACGGCCACATCGTCGCGATGACGGGCGACGGCGTGAACGACGCGCCCGCGCTCCGGGAGGCGCACATCGGCGTGGCGATGGGGCGCGGGGGCACCGACGTGGCGCGGCAGGCGGCGGACCTCGTGCTGGCGGACGACAACTTCGCGACCATCGTCGAGGCGGTGCGCGAGGGGCGCGCCATCTACCGCAACATCCAGAAGTTCATCTTCTTCCTGCTCTCGTCGAACATGGGCCTCCTCGTGGCCGTGTTCGTCGTCTCGTTCTTCGGCAAGTGGCCGCCGCTGACGCCGCTCATGATCCTCTGGATCAACCTCGTCACGAACGGCCTGCCGGCGCTCGCGCTCGGCATCGATCCGCCGGATCCGCAGCTCATGTCCGAGGCGCCGCGGCCGCGCGACGAGGGCCTGCTCGTCAAGCGCGACTACCTCGGGATCCTGTACGTCGGCGCGATCATGGGGCTCGCCGCCGTCGCGCTCTACGCGACGTCGGACCAGACCGAGGAGGCGCTGCTCCGCACGCGCGCCGTCGCCTTCTCGCTGCTGGCGCTGTCGCCGCTCTTCCACGCCTGGAGCTGCCGGAGCCCGGTCATCTCGCTCTTCGCGTCGAAGCCGCTCATCAGCCTCCCGCTCCTCCTGGCGGTCGCGGCGAGCGCGGCGATCCACCTGATCGCGCTGCTCGTGCCCGCATTGCGCCCGGTCTTCCGCACGTACGCGATGTCGTCGAGCGAGTGGATGCTCCTGCTCGTCCTCTCGGCGCTCATCGTGCCGGCCGTCGAGATCGCAAAGCTCGTGTACCGCCGGATCCGCCCCGAAGGCGCCGGCCCCGCCCGCCTCACGCCCTCTCCCGGGCCCCACGGATGA